The genomic stretch ACGGCAAATGTGAGATGAAAATCGACTTCAAAGCCAAAGCCGCCGAGCCGCCAGCCCGTGCGCGCGGCGCCATCGCCCGCACCTATTTCTACATGCGCGACCAGTACAAACTGAATCTGTCACGCCAGCAAACTCAGCTGTTTACCGCCTGGGATCGCCAGTATCCGGTCACCGCCTGGGAATGCGAACGCGACAACCGCATTGCGAATGTGCAGGGAAATCATAATCCGTACGTTCAGCAGGCTTGCGCGCAAAGAAAAAGCTAACTTAGTATTAAACTCATCATCAGAGCACATTAGTTCGCGACAATGCGGACTAATGTCGCCAAAATAACCTCTCTCAAGACTTTAAGGACAGCAGCCTCACATGCGCATACCTCGCATTTATCACCCTGAACCGTTAACCGCGCACAGCGAAATTGCGCTCAGTGAAGATGCCGCGAATCACGTCGGGCGCGTTCTGCGCATGCAGCCTGGTCAGGTCATTCAGCTTTTTGACGGCAGTAATCAGGTCTTCGACGCCAGCATTACGCAGGTGGATAAGAAGAACGTGCGCGTCAGCCTGAGCGAAGGCGTGCTGTCAGACAATGAATCGCCGTTGAATCTGCATCTCGGCCAGGTGATTTCACGCGGCGAGAAGATGGAATTCACTATTCAGAAATCCATCGAGCTGGGCGTGAACACCATTACGCCGCTGTTTTCCGAGCGCTGTGGCGTGAAGCTGGACGGCGAGCGTCTGGAAAAGAAATTGCAGCAGTGGCAGAAAATCGCCATTGCCGCCTGCGAGCAGTGTGGCCGAAACCGCATCCCGGAAATTCGTCCGGTCATGCAGCTTGAAGCCTGGTGCGCCGAGCAGGACGACAGCCTGAAGCTGAACCTGCATCCGCGCGCCAGCCACAGCATCAATACCCTGCCGCTGCCGGTGAATCATGTTCGCC from Rahnella sikkimica encodes the following:
- the rsmE gene encoding 16S rRNA (uracil(1498)-N(3))-methyltransferase — encoded protein: MRIPRIYHPEPLTAHSEIALSEDAANHVGRVLRMQPGQVIQLFDGSNQVFDASITQVDKKNVRVSLSEGVLSDNESPLNLHLGQVISRGEKMEFTIQKSIELGVNTITPLFSERCGVKLDGERLEKKLQQWQKIAIAACEQCGRNRIPEIRPVMQLEAWCAEQDDSLKLNLHPRASHSINTLPLPVNHVRLLIGPEGGLSADEIAMTSGYGFTDILLGPRVLRTETTALTAITALQVRFGDLG